Proteins encoded in a region of the Litoribacterium kuwaitense genome:
- the purN gene encoding phosphoribosylglycinamide formyltransferase yields MGRIAVFASGAGSNFDAIERAIANGTLEAELVLVVCDRPSAEVIKKAEHAGIDVFQFAPKSYPDKQAFEKDIVQQLEQRHVDLVVLAGYMRLIGSTLLESYEGKIINIHPSLLPAFPGKDAIGQAIDAGVKVSGVTVHYVDEGMDTGPIIAQEAIVIQDTDSYDEVKKRIQSVEHTLYPQVISHVLKGALST; encoded by the coding sequence ATGGGGCGAATTGCTGTGTTTGCCTCTGGTGCCGGGTCTAATTTTGACGCGATCGAGCGTGCGATTGCTAATGGCACGCTTGAGGCGGAGCTCGTCCTCGTCGTGTGCGATCGTCCGTCGGCAGAGGTGATAAAAAAAGCCGAACATGCCGGTATTGACGTGTTTCAATTTGCCCCGAAGTCGTATCCTGACAAGCAGGCATTTGAAAAAGACATCGTTCAACAGCTTGAGCAGCGTCACGTTGATTTAGTCGTTTTGGCTGGCTATATGCGCTTAATTGGCAGCACACTGCTTGAATCATATGAAGGAAAAATCATTAACATACATCCTTCTTTACTCCCTGCCTTTCCAGGAAAAGATGCGATCGGACAGGCCATTGACGCCGGGGTGAAGGTGAGCGGAGTAACGGTTCATTATGTAGATGAAGGGATGGATACAGGCCCCATCATTGCTCAGGAAGCCATTGTGATTCAGGACACAGACAGCTATGATGAGGTCAAAAAACGTATCCAATCTGTTGAGCACACATTATATCCACAGGTTATCTCACACGTACTGAAAGGGGCATTATCGACATGA
- the purF gene encoding amidophosphoribosyltransferase, with the protein MLGEIKGLNEECGIFAVWGHPGAAEMMYYGLHSLQHRGQEGAGMVMTDGEEMQLLKGNGLVTEVFQQEELAKLKGHGAIGHVRYSTAGGGGYENVQPLFFRSQTGSLALAHNGNLVNANALKHQLEAQGSIFQTTSDTEVLAHLIRRGGHIDMVERVKNALTMLKGAYAFIIMTEDKLMVALDPNGLRPLALGTYDGAYVISSETCAFDVVGATFERDIQPGELLIIDDNGVDVQRFSTAQRSICSMEYIYFSRPDSNIDGINVHSARKRLGMELAMEAPVEADVVTGVPDSSISAAIGYAERAELPYELGMIKNRYVGRTFIQPSQEMRERGVKMKLSPVRGVVEGKRVIMVDDSIVRGTTSRRIVKMLRDAGATEVHVRISSPPIKNPCYYGIDTSTTSELIAATHSIEEMCKEIGADSLSFLSAEGLVKALDRPFAGENRGQCLACFTGQYPTEIYSDTLHPYEKI; encoded by the coding sequence ATGCTTGGTGAAATCAAAGGGTTAAACGAAGAATGTGGCATATTTGCTGTTTGGGGACATCCTGGTGCGGCAGAAATGATGTACTATGGCCTTCATAGCCTCCAGCATCGAGGGCAAGAAGGCGCAGGCATGGTCATGACCGATGGTGAAGAGATGCAGCTTTTAAAAGGGAACGGGCTTGTGACCGAAGTCTTCCAGCAAGAAGAACTTGCTAAGCTCAAAGGACACGGAGCAATCGGGCACGTTCGCTATTCAACCGCTGGGGGTGGGGGATATGAAAATGTCCAGCCCCTCTTCTTCCGGTCGCAAACGGGCAGCTTAGCGCTGGCGCATAATGGAAACTTAGTCAATGCGAATGCCTTAAAGCATCAGCTTGAGGCGCAAGGAAGCATCTTTCAAACGACCTCAGATACGGAAGTGCTTGCTCATTTAATTCGTCGCGGCGGGCATATCGATATGGTTGAACGGGTGAAAAATGCGTTGACGATGCTAAAGGGCGCTTACGCTTTCATCATTATGACCGAGGATAAGCTGATGGTTGCTCTCGACCCGAATGGTCTTCGGCCGTTAGCATTAGGCACGTATGATGGTGCGTACGTCATCTCTTCGGAAACGTGTGCTTTTGACGTCGTCGGAGCAACCTTTGAGCGCGATATTCAGCCTGGTGAATTACTCATTATTGATGACAATGGTGTTGATGTACAGCGGTTTTCGACAGCGCAGCGTTCCATTTGTTCGATGGAGTACATCTATTTTTCACGTCCAGACAGCAATATCGACGGCATTAACGTCCATTCCGCCCGCAAACGTCTTGGGATGGAATTGGCAATGGAAGCGCCTGTTGAAGCAGATGTCGTTACAGGTGTACCGGATTCAAGTATCTCAGCTGCAATCGGTTATGCAGAGCGGGCAGAGCTTCCGTATGAGCTCGGTATGATTAAAAACCGATACGTTGGTCGGACGTTCATTCAGCCATCGCAAGAGATGAGAGAGCGCGGCGTGAAAATGAAGCTTTCGCCAGTTCGGGGTGTCGTCGAAGGGAAGCGAGTGATCATGGTCGATGATTCCATCGTACGCGGGACGACGAGCCGGCGGATTGTTAAAATGCTACGTGATGCAGGGGCGACGGAAGTACATGTTCGCATTTCATCCCCGCCCATCAAGAATCCGTGTTATTACGGGATTGATACGTCGACGACGTCTGAATTGATTGCTGCGACACACTCCATCGAAGAGATGTGCAAGGAAATTGGTGCAGATTCGCTCAGTTTTTTATCCGCTGAAGGCTTAGTTAAAGCACTCGATCGCCCGTTTGCTGGGGAAAATCGCGGTCAATGCCTCGCTTGTTTTACTGGGCAGTACCCGACAGAAATTTATTCCGATACATTACATCCTTACGAAAAAATATAG
- a CDS encoding DUF3048 domain-containing protein: MKRNLWESCKKAVLLGGLGFLLVGCQADDLTKDTNITAPQKMDAESPKDVEALEEEVFPHTFPLTGVGTKAPPNNAALAVTINNHPSARPQSGLQAADIVYEVLAEGAITRFLAIYHSQYPDTIGPVRSAREYYIELSQGYESLYVSYGHSPGALSLLASGTIPHVNGMGYAYSHGYDGQLFWRESSQRAPHNVYTSSDELIQGVNHYDYILSEPAPLLFTKTHSSAGEEVQAVEINYSTRYNNKVIYTFDQETNKYKRVVNGEEQVDRLTKQPLAIKNVFIVEMTHGFLDDQGRRKIELSDGGKAWLLTEGRMQEVTWENINGRILPMSNGQLVPFTAGNTWINIIPKRAIEEQRISFQ, from the coding sequence ATGAAACGGAACTTATGGGAAAGCTGTAAAAAAGCAGTCTTGCTTGGGGGACTTGGGTTTCTTTTAGTCGGATGTCAAGCTGATGACTTAACAAAAGATACGAACATAACAGCGCCGCAAAAAATGGATGCTGAGTCTCCAAAGGACGTGGAGGCGCTTGAGGAGGAAGTGTTCCCGCATACATTTCCGCTCACTGGAGTGGGGACAAAGGCGCCACCAAACAATGCGGCTCTGGCAGTGACAATCAACAACCATCCAAGTGCCCGTCCTCAGTCCGGCCTACAGGCTGCTGATATTGTTTATGAAGTCTTGGCAGAAGGAGCGATCACGCGCTTTTTAGCGATCTATCACAGCCAATATCCTGATACGATCGGGCCGGTTCGCAGTGCGCGTGAATATTACATTGAGCTTAGTCAAGGGTATGAAAGTTTGTATGTAAGCTATGGTCATAGTCCAGGAGCCCTCTCTTTATTAGCTTCAGGAACAATTCCGCATGTGAACGGCATGGGCTATGCGTATTCGCATGGGTATGACGGGCAGCTATTTTGGCGCGAATCTAGTCAGCGTGCGCCTCACAACGTGTATACGAGCAGTGACGAATTAATTCAAGGCGTAAATCATTATGATTATATACTATCTGAACCGGCCCCTTTGCTTTTTACAAAAACACATTCATCTGCAGGGGAAGAAGTCCAGGCAGTTGAAATTAATTATTCAACGCGTTATAACAATAAAGTGATCTATACGTTTGATCAAGAAACAAATAAATACAAACGCGTGGTTAATGGAGAGGAGCAGGTCGACCGACTAACGAAGCAGCCTTTGGCAATTAAGAACGTGTTCATTGTGGAAATGACACATGGCTTCCTCGATGACCAAGGTCGACGGAAAATCGAGTTGTCTGATGGTGGAAAAGCATGGCTGCTTACTGAAGGAAGAATGCAGGAGGTCACGTGGGAAAACATCAACGGACGCATATTACCTATGTCAAACGGACAATTGGTCCCATTCACCGCAGGAAATACTTGGATTAATATTATTCCTAAACGAGCGATAGAAGAGCAGAGAATATCATTTCAATAA
- the purL gene encoding phosphoribosylformylglycinamidine synthase subunit PurL — MHLQLEPSPAVIAEEKIYQEMGLTDEEFASVCELLGRQPNYTETGLFSVMWSEHCSYKNSKPVLKKFPTDGPHVLQGPGEGAGIVDIGDGQAVVFKIESHNHPSAIEPYQGAATGVGGIIRDVFSMGARPVAILNSLRFGELSNNPKVQYLFEEVVAGIAGYGNCIGIPTVGGEVQFDPCYEGNPLVNAMCVGLIDHKDIQKGRASGVGNTVMYVGASTGRDGIHGATFASEELTDASDEKRPAVQVGDPFMEKLLLEACLEVVHNDALVGIQDMGAAGLTSSASEMASKAGTGIEMNLDDVPQREKHMTPYEMMLSESQERMLLVIEKGREQEIVDLFAKYDLHAVVVGEVIEEPRFRLLHEGNVVADVPVDALAEDAPVYHKPSQEPKSFQENQTRPEWKPALTDVPSVLKTLLAQPTIASKEWIYDQYDYMVRTNTVIGPGSDAAVLRVRGTDKALAMTTDCNSRYLYLDPKTGGQIAVAEAARNIVCSGGQPLAITDCLNFGSPEKPEIFWQIEKATDGMTEGCQMLETPVIGGNVSLYNETSGGAVYPTPVVGMVGLIEHIDHITTQHAKQAGDVVYCIGETTEEFGGSELQKLQAGSIFGKAPHINLEVEKERQQQLLHAIREGWIASAHDVAEGGLAVALAETLMGTEFGATVKVNNPNHLFSETQSRFLITVQPEHKEAFEAYVKDAVYLGETTSQPELHIETDTGVYELSTSELEAAWKGAIPCLVKSKG; from the coding sequence ATGCACTTACAACTTGAACCGTCACCAGCAGTCATTGCAGAAGAAAAAATTTACCAGGAAATGGGATTGACTGATGAAGAGTTTGCGTCGGTTTGTGAGCTTCTCGGACGTCAGCCGAATTATACAGAAACAGGCCTTTTTTCCGTCATGTGGTCAGAGCATTGCAGCTATAAAAACTCTAAGCCAGTGCTTAAGAAATTTCCTACAGACGGACCGCACGTTTTGCAAGGACCCGGAGAAGGCGCAGGGATTGTAGACATCGGAGACGGTCAAGCGGTTGTCTTTAAAATCGAAAGCCACAATCACCCGTCCGCGATTGAACCGTACCAAGGCGCGGCGACTGGTGTCGGTGGGATTATCCGTGACGTATTTTCCATGGGCGCTCGCCCTGTCGCCATTTTGAATTCGCTACGATTCGGTGAGTTATCCAATAATCCGAAAGTGCAATATTTATTTGAAGAAGTCGTTGCGGGTATTGCAGGCTATGGGAACTGTATCGGCATTCCGACGGTTGGTGGCGAAGTTCAATTTGATCCTTGCTACGAAGGAAATCCACTCGTCAATGCGATGTGCGTCGGCTTAATTGACCATAAGGATATTCAAAAAGGTCGTGCGAGTGGTGTCGGCAATACAGTCATGTATGTCGGCGCTTCAACTGGTCGTGATGGCATTCATGGTGCGACATTTGCCTCTGAGGAATTAACAGATGCTTCTGATGAAAAACGCCCAGCCGTTCAAGTTGGCGATCCGTTCATGGAAAAGCTCTTGCTTGAAGCGTGCCTTGAGGTCGTTCATAACGATGCGCTTGTAGGGATTCAAGATATGGGTGCAGCGGGTCTCACATCGTCAGCCAGTGAAATGGCAAGTAAAGCGGGCACAGGGATTGAAATGAATCTTGACGATGTGCCGCAACGTGAAAAACATATGACGCCATATGAAATGATGCTGTCAGAATCGCAGGAACGGATGCTTCTCGTGATTGAAAAAGGCAGAGAACAAGAAATTGTTGATCTGTTCGCAAAATACGATCTTCATGCTGTTGTTGTCGGTGAGGTTATTGAAGAGCCGCGCTTCCGTTTGCTACACGAAGGCAATGTCGTTGCTGATGTGCCTGTCGATGCGCTAGCGGAGGATGCGCCAGTTTACCACAAGCCTTCACAAGAACCGAAAAGCTTCCAAGAAAATCAAACGCGTCCTGAATGGAAGCCAGCGTTGACCGATGTGCCGTCTGTTTTAAAAACGTTGCTCGCCCAGCCGACCATTGCAAGTAAAGAATGGATCTATGATCAATACGATTATATGGTGCGTACGAATACGGTGATCGGTCCTGGTTCAGACGCAGCTGTTCTCCGTGTACGTGGGACAGACAAGGCGTTGGCGATGACGACGGATTGTAACTCCCGCTATCTCTACCTTGATCCAAAGACTGGTGGTCAAATCGCTGTCGCTGAAGCGGCGAGGAATATCGTCTGTTCTGGAGGACAGCCGCTCGCCATTACGGATTGTCTCAACTTCGGAAGCCCGGAAAAGCCGGAAATCTTCTGGCAAATTGAAAAAGCAACGGACGGGATGACAGAAGGTTGTCAAATGCTTGAAACGCCAGTCATCGGCGGAAACGTATCACTGTACAATGAAACGAGCGGTGGCGCTGTGTATCCAACACCTGTTGTCGGTATGGTCGGTTTAATTGAACACATCGATCACATTACGACACAACATGCGAAACAAGCAGGCGATGTAGTGTACTGCATCGGTGAAACGACAGAAGAGTTCGGTGGTAGTGAGCTCCAAAAGCTACAAGCGGGATCGATTTTTGGCAAAGCGCCTCACATCAACTTGGAAGTTGAAAAAGAAAGACAACAGCAACTCTTACACGCCATTCGTGAAGGGTGGATTGCTTCGGCTCATGATGTGGCTGAAGGTGGTTTAGCTGTCGCTTTAGCTGAGACGTTGATGGGTACTGAGTTTGGTGCAACGGTGAAAGTGAACAATCCGAATCACTTATTTTCTGAAACACAATCGCGTTTCCTCATCACTGTACAACCTGAGCATAAGGAAGCGTTTGAAGCGTACGTAAAAGACGCTGTTTACCTTGGTGAGACGACTTCCCAGCCAGAACTTCACATTGAAACGGATACAGGCGTTTACGAGCTGTCGACGTCTGAACTCGAAGCAGCCTGGAAAGGAGCCATTCCATGCTTGGTGAAATCAAAGGGTTAA
- the purH gene encoding bifunctional phosphoribosylaminoimidazolecarboxamide formyltransferase/IMP cyclohydrolase translates to MSVKRALVSVSNKAGIEDLAKGLLEAGVEVISTGGTKKALEEAGLAVTGISEVTGFPEIMDGRVKTLHPAIHGGLLAVRNNPEHQQALAEQRIEPIDLVVVNLYPFKETIQKEVVTFADAIENIDIGGPSMIRSAAKNHGDVTVVVDPSDYDAVLAELAEGGAVSEDLRKRLAAKAFRHTAQYDALIASFLTEQVGEEYPESLTVSFEKKQSLRYGENPHQTASFYESALAVPDSLSQAEQLNGKELSYNNINDANAALELVKEFTQPAVVAVKHMNPCGVGLGSYIDEAYDRAYEADPVSIFGGIVAFNKQVGKETAQKMKELFLEVIIAPSFTDDALEILKQKKNLRLLTVPFDVESPIERKFTSVHGGLLVQQEDTHMVQRDDMKVVTKRSPNEQEWHDLELAWTVVKHVKSNAIVLVKDNGTIGVGAGQMNRVGSAKIAIEQAGDKATHSVMGSDAFFPMKDTVEQAAKAGITAIIQPGGSIRDEESIEEADRHNIAMVFTSVRHFKH, encoded by the coding sequence ATGAGTGTAAAACGAGCACTTGTCAGTGTATCTAACAAAGCAGGCATTGAGGACTTAGCAAAAGGTCTTCTCGAAGCCGGTGTTGAGGTGATTTCTACTGGAGGGACGAAAAAAGCCCTCGAGGAAGCCGGATTAGCCGTCACAGGCATTTCTGAAGTGACTGGATTCCCTGAAATTATGGACGGTCGTGTCAAAACATTACACCCTGCCATTCATGGCGGTCTTCTGGCCGTTCGCAACAATCCAGAGCATCAGCAGGCACTTGCAGAACAACGTATTGAGCCGATCGACCTCGTTGTCGTTAATTTATATCCGTTTAAAGAAACGATTCAAAAAGAAGTCGTCACTTTTGCCGACGCGATCGAGAATATTGATATTGGCGGTCCGTCGATGATTCGCTCAGCCGCGAAAAACCACGGCGATGTGACAGTCGTCGTTGACCCTTCTGATTATGACGCTGTGTTAGCTGAATTAGCAGAGGGAGGAGCGGTTTCAGAAGACTTGAGAAAGCGCCTTGCCGCTAAAGCGTTTCGTCATACTGCGCAGTATGATGCACTGATTGCGTCTTTCTTAACCGAACAGGTTGGCGAAGAATATCCAGAAAGCCTGACCGTCAGCTTTGAGAAAAAGCAGTCACTTCGTTACGGGGAAAACCCTCATCAAACCGCTTCTTTTTATGAAAGTGCTCTCGCTGTACCTGACAGTCTGTCGCAAGCAGAGCAATTAAACGGTAAAGAGCTGTCCTACAATAATATCAACGATGCGAATGCCGCTTTAGAGCTTGTAAAGGAATTTACTCAACCGGCTGTCGTCGCTGTAAAACATATGAATCCTTGTGGCGTTGGCCTTGGCAGTTATATTGACGAAGCATATGACCGCGCGTATGAAGCCGATCCGGTATCGATTTTTGGCGGAATTGTAGCGTTCAATAAGCAGGTTGGTAAAGAAACCGCCCAAAAAATGAAGGAATTATTCCTCGAAGTTATTATTGCCCCGTCTTTTACCGACGACGCACTTGAGATTCTTAAGCAGAAGAAAAACTTACGCCTGCTGACAGTTCCGTTTGATGTAGAGTCGCCAATTGAAAGAAAGTTTACCTCTGTTCACGGAGGCTTGCTCGTTCAGCAAGAAGATACGCATATGGTGCAGAGAGACGACATGAAGGTCGTTACGAAGCGTTCACCAAATGAACAAGAATGGCACGATCTTGAGCTGGCATGGACGGTTGTAAAACATGTTAAATCCAATGCGATTGTTCTCGTGAAGGACAACGGTACGATTGGCGTAGGTGCAGGTCAAATGAACCGTGTCGGCTCTGCAAAAATCGCTATTGAACAAGCTGGGGACAAGGCGACTCATTCAGTCATGGGCTCAGATGCTTTCTTCCCAATGAAAGACACTGTAGAACAAGCGGCCAAAGCCGGCATTACGGCGATTATTCAGCCAGGAGGTTCCATCCGGGATGAGGAATCTATCGAAGAAGCAGACCGTCATAACATTGCGATGGTCTTTACGAGTGTTCGTCATTTCAAACATTGA
- a CDS encoding YgaP family membrane protein — MTKIVGTLNAIFRIACGFTILAWSTAYMVRRPYHRGFQWFAFLGGMKIAEGITRFCPLTALGHYFYDNRRDDHDQNELFSEAKAALYTDE, encoded by the coding sequence TTGACAAAAATTGTAGGAACGCTAAATGCGATTTTTCGGATTGCTTGCGGTTTTACAATCCTTGCTTGGTCAACTGCCTATATGGTTCGCCGTCCCTATCATCGCGGCTTTCAATGGTTTGCTTTCCTTGGGGGGATGAAAATTGCTGAGGGCATTACGCGCTTTTGTCCGTTAACGGCACTTGGGCATTATTTCTACGACAATCGTCGCGACGATCATGATCAAAATGAGCTATTTTCGGAAGCAAAGGCTGCTCTATATACTGATGAATAA
- the purM gene encoding phosphoribosylformylglycinamidine cyclo-ligase yields MSKAYKEAGVDVEAGYQAVERMKRHVQKTMRPEVLGGLGAFGGLFDLSQSSYQEPVLVSGTDGVGTKLMLAFEMNRHDTIGIDAVAMCVNDIVAQGAEPLFFLDYIACGKQLPEKIEAIVKGVATGCEASGCALIGGETAEMPGMYGEDEYDIAGFAVGVAEKSKLVTTEHIQPGQKLIGLMSSGVHSNGFSLVRRIIKNQSASFQQSFNGGEETLGDILLTPTKIYAKPVLDVLKRVSVRGMAHITGGGFYENLPRMMPEGLKAVIELGSWDIPEVFAWLQEKGSLTNEDMYGTFNMGIGFVLAVDEIDAAATISALESAGEKAFVIGEVAEGSGVAFKGDF; encoded by the coding sequence ATGAGTAAAGCCTACAAAGAAGCCGGGGTTGATGTAGAAGCCGGATATCAAGCGGTTGAACGAATGAAACGCCACGTCCAAAAAACAATGCGTCCAGAAGTGCTTGGTGGTCTGGGCGCTTTTGGCGGTTTGTTCGATTTAAGTCAATCATCTTATCAGGAGCCTGTACTTGTTTCAGGGACAGATGGGGTCGGCACGAAGCTGATGCTCGCGTTTGAAATGAATCGTCATGATACGATCGGCATCGATGCGGTGGCGATGTGTGTCAATGATATCGTTGCTCAAGGCGCGGAGCCGCTGTTTTTCCTTGATTACATCGCTTGTGGAAAACAACTTCCAGAAAAAATTGAAGCGATTGTCAAAGGTGTCGCAACTGGTTGTGAAGCATCAGGCTGTGCTTTAATCGGCGGAGAAACCGCTGAAATGCCAGGCATGTATGGCGAGGATGAGTATGATATCGCCGGTTTTGCTGTCGGTGTCGCAGAGAAAAGTAAGCTCGTTACGACCGAACACATCCAGCCAGGTCAAAAGCTGATCGGTCTCATGTCTTCTGGTGTTCATAGCAATGGCTTTTCTTTAGTTCGTCGAATTATTAAAAATCAATCGGCGTCTTTCCAACAATCTTTTAATGGTGGCGAAGAGACGTTGGGTGACATTTTATTGACGCCAACAAAAATTTATGCGAAGCCAGTTTTAGACGTATTAAAGCGCGTTTCTGTGCGGGGGATGGCGCACATTACAGGCGGCGGCTTTTATGAGAACTTGCCACGGATGATGCCAGAGGGCTTAAAAGCAGTCATAGAGCTTGGGAGCTGGGACATTCCGGAGGTTTTTGCTTGGTTGCAAGAAAAGGGCTCGCTTACGAACGAAGATATGTATGGCACATTTAATATGGGCATTGGCTTTGTGCTCGCTGTTGACGAAATTGATGCAGCGGCCACGATTTCCGCCCTTGAGAGCGCCGGGGAGAAAGCGTTTGTCATCGGTGAAGTGGCAGAAGGCTCTGGCGTAGCGTTCAAGGGGGATTTTTAA
- the purS gene encoding phosphoribosylformylglycinamidine synthase subunit PurS, with translation MTKAKIYVTLKESVLDPQGQAVQSALHSMNYTSVNEVRVGKYMEVTLEETGQDAHEKIKQMCEKLLSNPVIEDYEYELEEA, from the coding sequence ATGACAAAAGCAAAAATCTATGTGACTTTGAAAGAAAGCGTGCTTGATCCACAAGGACAGGCTGTGCAAAGCGCGTTACACAGCATGAACTACACGTCTGTGAACGAAGTACGTGTCGGAAAATATATGGAAGTGACACTTGAGGAAACGGGACAAGATGCACACGAAAAAATCAAGCAGATGTGTGAGAAGCTTTTGTCGAACCCCGTCATTGAAGACTACGAATACGAACTCGAGGAGGCGTGA
- the purQ gene encoding phosphoribosylformylglycinamidine synthase subunit PurQ, with protein MKFAVIVFPGSNCDVDMLSAIQDELGEEATFVQHTESDLSDFDAVLLPGGFSYGDYLRSGAIARFSPVMSAVVAAAEAGKPVLGVCNGFQILLEAGLLPGAMRRNTGLKFICRPVSLRVENAETMFTSGYEAGQEITVPIAHGEGNYFCDEATLAELREQQRIVFTYTDNPNGSLANIAGIVNERGNVLGMMPHPERAVNALLGSNDGLTLFSSILKNWRQHHALTT; from the coding sequence TTGAAGTTCGCAGTCATCGTTTTTCCAGGGTCCAATTGTGATGTCGATATGCTGTCTGCTATCCAGGACGAGCTCGGTGAGGAAGCGACCTTCGTTCAGCATACGGAGAGCGATTTGTCCGATTTTGATGCGGTCCTTCTGCCAGGTGGTTTTTCCTACGGGGATTACTTGCGCTCAGGCGCGATTGCTCGTTTCTCACCCGTCATGTCAGCTGTCGTTGCTGCGGCTGAAGCAGGAAAACCGGTTTTAGGGGTGTGCAATGGTTTCCAAATTCTTTTAGAGGCTGGATTGCTTCCAGGGGCAATGCGGCGTAATACTGGCTTGAAATTCATCTGTCGTCCGGTTTCGCTGCGCGTTGAAAATGCAGAAACGATGTTTACGAGCGGCTATGAAGCAGGTCAGGAAATTACCGTTCCGATTGCTCACGGTGAAGGAAATTACTTTTGTGATGAGGCAACGCTTGCCGAGCTTCGCGAGCAACAACGGATCGTCTTTACGTACACCGATAATCCAAACGGGTCGTTAGCTAATATTGCAGGTATTGTGAATGAGCGCGGAAATGTCCTTGGCATGATGCCTCATCCAGAGCGTGCTGTGAATGCACTTCTCGGTAGTAACGATGGGCTAACGCTGTTTTCTTCCATTTTAAAGAATTGGAGGCAACATCATGCACTTACAACTTGA
- the purD gene encoding phosphoribosylamine--glycine ligase — translation MKVLVIGKGGREHAICEAFAKSPQVETVYVAPGNDGMKNVAELVQLNESDQAALVEFAKEQHVEWVFVGPEAPLMDGLVDRFTEVGIKAFGPSAKAAIIEGSKDFAKQLMANYHIPTAVSQTFTDYDAAKAYIDQQGAPIVLKADGLAAGKGVIVALTAEEAEEGLRALMLDGHVGEAGRQVVIEEFLEGEEFSLMAFVNGSFVLPMPISQDHKRAYDGDKGPNTGGMGAYTPVPQISSAVVETALETIVYPAAKAMEAEGRSFTGILYAGLILTKEGPKVIEFNARFGDPETQVVLPLLDTDFVKTLEHVWQKESVELSWDRQAVVGVVAAANGYPGSYEKGHVLTGLEDVAKDAMVYHAGTKEINGQFVTDGGRVFLASQKGKTLEEAKQNVYHSLSHLTCKEVFYRGDIGQKAINLHSVASVAHTHTERQ, via the coding sequence ATGAAGGTTTTAGTCATAGGAAAAGGCGGTCGTGAGCATGCCATCTGTGAAGCATTTGCCAAGAGTCCTCAAGTAGAGACGGTCTATGTTGCCCCGGGGAACGACGGGATGAAAAATGTTGCTGAGCTCGTCCAGCTGAATGAGTCTGATCAGGCAGCGCTCGTCGAATTTGCTAAAGAGCAACACGTTGAATGGGTGTTTGTTGGACCTGAGGCACCACTCATGGACGGACTTGTTGACCGCTTTACAGAGGTAGGGATTAAAGCTTTCGGACCTTCCGCAAAAGCAGCAATAATTGAAGGCAGTAAGGATTTCGCCAAGCAGCTGATGGCCAATTATCATATTCCAACGGCAGTGTCGCAAACCTTTACAGATTACGATGCAGCAAAAGCATATATTGATCAGCAAGGCGCACCCATTGTCTTGAAGGCCGACGGACTTGCGGCGGGCAAAGGAGTCATTGTTGCGCTGACCGCTGAAGAGGCTGAAGAAGGTTTACGTGCCCTAATGCTCGATGGACATGTAGGCGAAGCCGGTCGTCAAGTGGTAATCGAAGAGTTTTTAGAAGGAGAAGAGTTTTCACTTATGGCCTTCGTTAACGGCTCATTCGTCTTACCAATGCCGATCTCTCAAGATCATAAACGTGCCTATGACGGAGATAAAGGACCGAATACAGGTGGAATGGGTGCCTATACGCCTGTGCCGCAAATCTCCTCAGCGGTTGTCGAAACAGCTTTGGAAACGATTGTCTATCCAGCCGCAAAAGCGATGGAAGCCGAAGGGCGTTCATTTACGGGGATTTTATATGCAGGATTAATTCTGACGAAAGAGGGTCCTAAGGTCATTGAGTTTAATGCCCGTTTTGGTGACCCAGAAACCCAAGTCGTTCTGCCTCTCTTAGACACCGATTTTGTCAAAACACTTGAACACGTATGGCAGAAGGAGTCAGTTGAATTGTCTTGGGATCGTCAAGCTGTTGTCGGTGTCGTTGCCGCAGCAAATGGATACCCAGGAAGCTACGAAAAGGGTCATGTCTTAACAGGACTAGAAGACGTAGCTAAAGACGCGATGGTCTATCATGCAGGCACGAAAGAAATCAATGGGCAATTTGTGACCGATGGCGGACGTGTATTTCTTGCTTCACAAAAAGGAAAGACTTTAGAAGAAGCAAAGCAAAACGTTTATCATTCCTTAAGCCATCTTACGTGTAAAGAAGTCTTTTATCGGGGCGACATCGGACAAAAAGCAATTAATCTTCATTCCGTCGCTTCCGTCGCACATACACATACAGAAAGGCAATAA